GCAAAGCAAGTAGCGAATGTGCATCCTCTTGTTGGTGTGAGGGAAGTGCGAGTGCAGCCTGATAGCGTTTGGCCATACCCGTAAGTTTGAGGGTGTTCAACTGTTCCAGTGTCATTTGGGTGTTCATATCGTTATTTGATTAGGTTGGTTACTTTGTTTTGTAGTTCTCCGCTCCTCTGAGATTATTATGTGCAGGGATTGGCGAATGAGCTTCACTGGCTTCTGCCAGAAGATCCATGTTGTTTTCCAGGATGGTATTGATTACACCATAGTTGTACTTATGGCCTTGCAGGGCTCTTTTGCAGGCTGCTTCGACTCTGTCCCCTCCGTGCTCTTTCACCAACCTGAGTATGCCCAGGCAGGGACCATAGGCTTGGTGAATGGTGATCTTGCTCTTCATCAACTCATCGAAAAAAGCACGGGTAGATGGGCCGTTTTCAGAAGCCTTTCTGAGGTAGTATTCCGGATCCCATCCTTTTTGCTGCGCTATTATTTTATGATTTTCAGGCATGTGCTCCAACTGGGTACTGTATCCATGACTCTTAAAGTTTCTGGTATGCAGCGCAATACGTCCATGTCCATAATATATTTCTACATGATCACTGTCGTAAACAATCCGGACTTCTTTTCCAACATAGGTAAAAGGCACGCTGTAAAAGTGCCAGTCTTCCCCAATAACTACATGGTAGTTTTTATGTACTTTACCGCGGGTGTAATGTCTCAGATGGTAGACTGTATCAGGCAAAGCCTGTAATAAACCTTGCTCCTGAGAGACGAAAAGTTCTTGTCTGCTGTAAGTTTTCTTCTGAAAATTCTTCCGGTGATGCTCTTCCAGTTTTTGCATAATTCCTGTATTTATCTCCGCCAGACTATGGAAGGTGGTATTTCGCAGAAGCGCATAAATACGTCGGTACGTGATCAGAACCTGGTTCTCTACAGATGCCTTATCCTTCGGTGAGGCAGGTCGCGTAGCGAGTAAACCGATGTGATTGTGAACAGCCCATTGCTGAAGCATCTCTGGGAAGGTAGGTTCGTATCGGCAGGTTTTACTCACCCACTGTTTCATGTTATCCGAGATAGCGTTTAGGGGTACACCACCTAGATAATCCAGCATATTGTTCAAAGCCGATACGACTTGTGGAAGACTCGCATCCACAAGAGCCTGAACAAAAGAGTAGCCGCTAAAAGGAAGCACACCGACAAGCACAGGGCATTCGATTACCTCGCCACTATCCTGATCAACATAATGAAGCTTGGAGCCTGCAAAATCGACCTCCATCAGCTCTGCTGGAATATGGTATAAATGCATGCTGGGCTTTCTGGTACTCATGGCAGAATCCAGCAACTCACAGAACCGCGAATATTGAAAACCATCTGGATAAGCCTCCAGGTATTCCTGCCAAAGCAGATAGCGTGTCACACCGACCTTTCTGAGCTCCGAAATGAAGTAGTCCGCCTGCTCAAAAAAATGTACTTTGCGAAGATCAGGAACTTGCACCTTACCTGACTTGCCGCCTTCAACCAGCAAATTTAACTCCTGGTCGGTAAGCTCCATGAGTGTGCTATAATTATAATCACTCCCAGCACTCGAGAATATAACGCTGTAATGATGAATTGTAGGCCGTGAGACCTGGGTCTGTTTCGCTATGGATCGCTCTGAATGACCGCGCGAAAGAAGCAACAGTATTTGACGTATTTTTTGCATACTAAGGGATTTGTTAGCCATTCTCTGATAGATTTTGATCGTAATCAAATGTATCAGACAGCGTATTTTAAATCCTTAGTGGTAAACTTTGCAGCGGTCGGCGCTCCGACGGAATAACTGGTAAACTATACGTCGGAATGTCAGGTCGTTATTAACCCAATTTATCCAAAAGTGGTAAAGTTTGCTCCGGAATAAGTGGTAAACTTTCCAATGGAATAACTGGTAAGGTTTGCCCCGGAACAGTGGTAAACTTTCCAGCGGAATGCCTGGTAAACTTTGTAGCGGAATCGTGGTAAACTATAGAGTGGAATATGCACTAGTAGAAGCGATTCAAAATTAGTAAATAAAAGTTATAATTATTCGTAGCTGGTTTCGAGCTCCGTTTTTCGTTTTCTTCTCATTGATTCCCCCTTTAATTCAACCCGGTGTGCATCATGTACTATACGATCTAAAATGGCATCAGCAATGGTTTTTTCTCCTATTACTTCATGCCATTTGCTAACAGGCAACTGAGAAGTAATTATCAGGGATGTTTTTCCGTGCCTGTCTTCTATGATTTCCATCAGTGCTGCCCGGCTCTGGGCATCGAACGGCTGGATACCAAAGTCGTCCAGGATAAGAAGTTGTTGCCGTTCTATTTTTGTAATTTCTTTGATATAGGATCCATCCGTGGGTATTTCGGAGAAGTTGACCACCTGATTCCGTGGCAAATTGACCACCTAATTAACTGGCGGCCGGTAGTAGAAAATGCTAGTAGAAGCGATTCAAAATTAGTAAATAAAAGTTATAATTATTCGTAGCTGGTTTCGAGCTCCGTTTTTCGTTTTCTTCTCATTGATTCCCCCTTTAATTCAACCCGGTGTGCATCATGTACTATACGATCTAAAATGGCATCAGCAATGGTTTTTTCTCCTATTACTTCATGCCATTTGCTAACAGGCAACTGAGAAGTAATTATCAGGGATGTTTTTCCGTGCCTGTCTTCTATGATTTCCATCAGTGCTGCCCGGCTCTGGGCATCGAACGGCTGGATACCAAAGTCGTCCAGGATAAGAAGTTGTTGCCGTTCTATTTTTGTAATTTCTTTGATATAGGATCCATCCGCCTTGGCCATTTTGAGTTTGGCAAACAATTTGGGAGTACTGGCATACATTACGCGGTAGCCAAGTATACATGCCTGATGACCAATCGCAGATGCTACATAGCTTTTACCGATTCCGGTACTGCCTGTGATCAGTAGGTTTTCATTTCGGCCAATAAAGGAGCATTCTGCTAGGCGCATGATCTGATTACGGTCAATACTTCTATCAGCATGATAGTGGATATTTTCGACCATGGCCTTATAGCGGAACCGTGCGTACAAGATCTGGCGTTCGACCCGACGGTTATTTCTGTCATCCCATTCAGCGTCAACTAGATGAGCTAAAAGCTCATCCGCCGTGTAATCATTAGTCTTTCCACTTTCCAGGCTACTTTTAAAGGCATGGAACATGCCGTAAAATTTTAGCTTGCGTAACTTTTCCAAAGTGTTTGTGTTCATTTTTATTAATTGTTTAAAGGATTATTGATAATAGTCTTCGCCTCTGATATTATCGTGTTTGGGCATGGGTAATTCGTCTGCAAACAGGCTGTCTTCATATTGATCCATATTTTTTTCCAGTATAGTCTGGATTGTTTTATAGTTGTAGATACCATAGCTTAAAGCCCTTTGGCACGCGCTGATCAGGCGTTGTTCACCAGCTTTCTTCGCAAAAGAGAGGATACCAATACAGGAGCGGTAGGCCTGTTCGGGATGCTGTTTGCGATCCAGGATTTTAAGAATATACAACCTGACATCTTCATGGATCGAGGAAGCCCACTCCAAGAATCGATCTGGTGTCCAGTCTGTTACGAAGCGGTGTGTACTGGCCAGATGTTCTTTATCGGTAGAATAATTATAGGGACTTTTAAGCCTTTTATGAAGGGCGATACGTTCGTAATGATAATATGCTTCAACCACAGAATTGGAATACAACAACTTGACTTTCTTGCCGATAAACCGGTATGGGACACTATAATAGTGCTTGTCAACGCTCAGGCAGACATGTCCGTTCTTCATTACAGTGGCATGTAGCTGTTTTTTGAACTCATAATGCAGGATCGGAAGCGGGGCCAGAGCACTGCGCTCAATTTCTTCAAACTGGAGTCTGCGACTGTAATTACGGCCCCGAAGCAGTTGGTTATTATGAGCCTCGAGAGCAATCAATATAGCTGCGTTTAACTCTGTCAGTGAGTTGTAAACCTGCTTTCTTAAAGGCGCATAAATACGGCTGTAAACGATTTTGACAGCACCTTCCACCAACGCCTTATCTCTTGGCCGGTAAGCGCGTGCAGGTAATATCGTAGTCCCATAATGATCAGCAAAATCGGCAAAGGCCTCGTTCAGCGTAGGTTCGTATTTATTGCTTTTTATAACAGCAGCTTTAAGGTTATCCGGAACAATTGCTGCCGGCACACCACCGATATAATGAAGTGCATTCTCGCAAGCTGCGATCAGATCTTCTTTTTGCTGGCTACTGACTGCTTCCACGTAAGTGAGTTGACT
This portion of the Dyadobacter sp. CECT 9275 genome encodes:
- the istA gene encoding IS21 family transposase — its product is MANKSLSMQKIRQILLLLSRGHSERSIAKQTQVSRPTIHHYSVIFSSAGSDYNYSTLMELTDQELNLLVEGGKSGKVQVPDLRKVHFFEQADYFISELRKVGVTRYLLWQEYLEAYPDGFQYSRFCELLDSAMSTRKPSMHLYHIPAELMEVDFAGSKLHYVDQDSGEVIECPVLVGVLPFSGYSFVQALVDASLPQVVSALNNMLDYLGGVPLNAISDNMKQWVSKTCRYEPTFPEMLQQWAVHNHIGLLATRPASPKDKASVENQVLITYRRIYALLRNTTFHSLAEINTGIMQKLEEHHRKNFQKKTYSRQELFVSQEQGLLQALPDTVYHLRHYTRGKVHKNYHVVIGEDWHFYSVPFTYVGKEVRIVYDSDHVEIYYGHGRIALHTRNFKSHGYSTQLEHMPENHKIIAQQKGWDPEYYLRKASENGPSTRAFFDELMKSKITIHQAYGPCLGILRLVKEHGGDRVEAACKRALQGHKYNYGVINTILENNMDLLAEASEAHSPIPAHNNLRGAENYKTK
- a CDS encoding ATP-binding protein, coding for MPRNQVVNFSEIPTDGSYIKEITKIERQQLLILDDFGIQPFDAQSRAALMEIIEDRHGKTSLIITSQLPVSKWHEVIGEKTIADAILDRIVHDAHRVELKGESMRRKRKTELETSYE
- the istB gene encoding IS21-like element helper ATPase IstB, which produces MNTNTLEKLRKLKFYGMFHAFKSSLESGKTNDYTADELLAHLVDAEWDDRNNRRVERQILYARFRYKAMVENIHYHADRSIDRNQIMRLAECSFIGRNENLLITGSTGIGKSYVASAIGHQACILGYRVMYASTPKLFAKLKMAKADGSYIKEITKIERQQLLILDDFGIQPFDAQSRAALMEIIEDRHGKTSLIITSQLPVSKWHEVIGEKTIADAILDRIVHDAHRVELKGESMRRKRKTELETSYE
- the istA gene encoding IS21 family transposase is translated as MANSTISMSKIRQILRMYSQGRSKLWIAEQTGVSRNTAKKYMTTFDASGLTFEQINSLNDKELDDFFGTVKQQPPQDRLLNLQRCFPQIDKELKRTGVTRHMLWEAYKKEFPEGFAYTQFCFHLTKWKARVNPVMHQDHKAGDKLYIDFAGVKLSIVDKETGELTEVEVFVAILGASQLTYVEAVSSQQKEDLIAACENALHYIGGVPAAIVPDNLKAAVIKSNKYEPTLNEAFADFADHYGTTILPARAYRPRDKALVEGAVKIVYSRIYAPLRKQVYNSLTELNAAILIALEAHNNQLLRGRNYSRRLQFEEIERSALAPLPILHYEFKKQLHATVMKNGHVCLSVDKHYYSVPYRFIGKKVKLLYSNSVVEAYYHYERIALHKRLKSPYNYSTDKEHLASTHRFVTDWTPDRFLEWASSIHEDVRLYILKILDRKQHPEQAYRSCIGILSFAKKAGEQRLISACQRALSYGIYNYKTIQTILEKNMDQYEDSLFADELPMPKHDNIRGEDYYQ